The following coding sequences are from one Lycium ferocissimum isolate CSIRO_LF1 chromosome 3, AGI_CSIRO_Lferr_CH_V1, whole genome shotgun sequence window:
- the LOC132049978 gene encoding cytochrome P450 CYP72A219-like encodes MEIPYNFKLAIFSFAIIFVLRWAWRILSYLWFKPKDLEKKLRQQGFKGNSYKFLFGDMKEMKKMGEETMSKPISFSHDMILPRVSPFIHKTITNYGKNSFVWFGPRPAVLITEPELIKEVLTKNYVFQKPRGNPLTKLIATGIADYEADKWATHRKLLNPAFHLDKLKHMLPAFKLTATEVLSKWEKIVSREGSEIDVWPYLQTLTSDAISRTAFGSSYEEGRKIFELQKEQLELILEVSRTIYIPGWRFLPTKRNKRMKQIFNEVRSLVLGIINKRMRMIEAGESHDDLLGILLASNLKEIQHGNKKFGMSIDEVIEECKLFYFAGQETTATLLVWTMILLCQHPNWQDRAREEVLQVFGSNEVDYDKLNQLKVVTMILNEVLRLYPAGYMINRMVQTETKLGNLCLPGGAQLLLATILLHHDTEIWGDDAMEFNPERFSDGILKATKGQLVFFPFSWGPRICIGQNFAMLEAKMAMAMILKHYAFELSSSYAHAPHPLLLQPQYGAHLVMYKL; translated from the exons atggAGATACCATACAATTTTAAACTTGCAATATTTTCATTTGCAATTATATTTGTATTGAGATGGGCATGGAGAATCTTGAGTTATTTGTGGTTCAAACCAaaagatttggagaaaaaacTAAGACAACAGGGTTTCAAAGGGAATTCATACAAGTTCTTGTTTGGGGATAtgaaagagatgaagaaaatgGGTGAAGAAACTATGTCCAAGCCTATCAGTTTCTCCCATGACATGATTTTGCCTAGAGTCAGCCCCTTCATCCACAAAACCATCACAAATTATG GTAAGAATAGTTTTGTGTGGTTCGGGCCAAGACCAGCAGTCCTCATTACGGAGCCTGAACTTATAAAGGAGGTGTTGACGAAGAATTACGTATTTCAGAAGCCACGTGGCAATCCACTCACTAAGTTGATAGCAACTGGAATTGCAGACTATGAAGCAGATAAATGGGCTACACATAGAAAGCTTCTCAATCCTGCTTTTCACCTTGACAAGTTGAAG CATATGCTACCTGCATTCAAATTGACTGCTACGGAGGTGTTGAGCAAATGGGAGAAAATTGTCTCCAGAGAAGGATCAGAGATAGATGTGTGGCCATATCTTCAAACTTTGACAAGTGATGCAATTTCAAGAACTGCTTTTGGCAGTAGCTatgaagaaggaagaaagatttttgaacTTCAAAAAGAACAACTTGAACTAATTTTAGAAGTGTCACGCACAATATACATCCCAGGATGGAG GTTTCTGCCAACTAAAAGGAACAAAAGGATGAAGCAAATCTTCAATGAAGTAAGATCCCTGGTATTAGGAATTATCAATAAAAGAATGAGGATGATTGAAGCTGGAGAATCACATGATGATTTATTGGGTATATTATTGGCATCCAATTTAAAAGAAATCCAACATGGGAATAAGAAATTTGGTATGAGCATTGATGAAGTGATTGAAGAGTGTAAGTTGTTCTACTTTGCTGGGCAAGAGACTACTGCAACTTTACTTGTATGGACAATGATTTTATTGTGCCAACATCCTAATTGGCAAGATCGAGCTAGAGAAGAAGTTTTACAAGTATTTGGGAGTAATGAAGTTGACTATGACAAGTTGAATCAGCTAAAAGTA gtgACTATGATCTTAAACGAGGTGTTAAGGTTGTATCCAGCGGGATATATGATTAATCGAATGGTACAAACAGAAACGAAGTTAGGTAATTTGTGTTTACCAGGTGGGGCGCAACTCTTGTTAGCAACAATATTATTGCATCATGACACTGAAATATGGGGAGATGATGCAATGGAGTTCAATCCAGAGAGATTTAGTGATGGAATATTAAAGGCAACAAAAGGACAACTTGTGTTCTTTCCATTTAGTTGGGGTCCAAGAATCTGTATTGGGCAAAACTTTGCTATGTTAGAGGCAAAAATGGCAATGGCTATGATCCTCAAACACTATGCATTTGAActctcttcatcttatgctcaTGCTCCTCATCCATTGTTGCTTCAACCTCAATATGGTGCTCATTTAGTTATGTACAAGTTGTAG